One window of the Fusobacterium animalis 7_1 genome contains the following:
- a CDS encoding zeta toxin family protein encodes MDKYFYIFAGVNGSGKSTLYKTNFLNKDIKNSIRINTDEIVYSFGDWKNNIDQIKAGKMAIQLRNKCFLEEKSFNEETTLTGKTIIKIIDKAKNLDYKIYLYYIGIDNPEIAKERVKNRIARGGHGISSNLIEKRYYESLQNLEKVIYQCDSIEIYDNSKKFIRIFYYEDNQVFENNIAKVNWIKNNLKELLNNL; translated from the coding sequence TGGATAAATATTTTTATATTTTTGCTGGTGTGAATGGATCTGGAAAGTCTACACTTTATAAAACAAATTTTTTAAATAAAGATATTAAAAATAGTATAAGAATTAACACAGATGAAATTGTTTATTCTTTTGGAGATTGGAAAAATAACATAGATCAAATTAAAGCTGGAAAAATGGCTATTCAATTAAGAAATAAATGTTTTTTAGAAGAAAAATCTTTTAATGAAGAGACAACTTTGACAGGAAAAACTATTATAAAAATAATTGATAAAGCAAAAAATTTAGATTATAAGATATATCTTTATTATATAGGAATTGATAATCCTGAAATTGCAAAAGAAAGAGTAAAAAATAGAATAGCAAGAGGTGGACATGGAATTTCTTCTAATCTTATTGAAAAAAGATATTATGAATCTCTTCAAAACTTAGAAAAAGTAATTTATCAATGTGACTCTATTGAGATTTATGATAATAGCAAAAAATTTATTAGAATTTTTTATTATGAAGATAACCAAGTTTTTGAAAATAATATAGCAAAAGTTAATTGGATAAAAAATAATCTTAAAGAACTATTAAATAATCTATAG
- a CDS encoding DUF4241 domain-containing protein has protein sequence MQPTKEWIKKWEKVKDKLQPNSNLVNYFTLKEIAGKEIDVMDIGPCSIPTGEFLVGDPLVYLGSKYEKEYFQKIPIGESKTEVCVVKASDEDCDRYAAVRLKFNNNEISYFEEAMKGIEDLEDVNEGDFFGFNVDAGLACICDKKLHDLYCEFYEKFAKENPDGNIYDDYFAKLFEESYKNNPKYQRDGGDWINWNIPNTNYHLPMFQSGFGDGAYPTYIAYDKDNNPCQLIIEFIDIELAYGKNNK, from the coding sequence ATGCAACCAACAAAAGAATGGATAAAAAAATGGGAAAAAGTAAAAGATAAGTTACAACCTAACAGTAATCTTGTAAATTATTTTACTTTAAAAGAAATTGCTGGAAAAGAAATAGATGTTATGGATATTGGACCTTGTTCTATCCCAACTGGAGAGTTTTTAGTTGGAGATCCTCTTGTTTATTTAGGTAGTAAATATGAAAAGGAATACTTCCAAAAAATTCCAATAGGTGAATCTAAAACAGAAGTTTGTGTTGTAAAAGCTAGTGATGAAGATTGTGATAGATATGCAGCAGTTAGATTGAAATTTAATAATAATGAAATCAGTTATTTTGAAGAAGCTATGAAAGGTATAGAAGACTTAGAAGATGTTAATGAAGGAGATTTCTTTGGCTTTAATGTTGATGCTGGACTTGCTTGTATCTGTGATAAAAAATTACATGACTTATATTGTGAATTTTACGAAAAGTTTGCAAAAGAAAATCCAGATGGAAATATTTATGATGATTATTTTGCAAAACTATTTGAAGAAAGCTATAAAAATAATCCAAAATATCAAAGAGATGGTGGAGATTGGATAAATTGGAATATTCCTAATACCAATTATCATTTACCTATGTTTCAGTCTGGTTTTGGAGATGGAGCTTATCCCACATATATAGCTTATGATAAAGACAACAATCCTTGTCAGCTTATAATTGAATTTATAGATATAGAATTAGCTTATGGGAAAAATAATAAATAA
- a CDS encoding DUF4241 domain-containing protein has protein sequence MQPTREWLEKWKKVKDKLQAPRNLEDYFTLKKIAGEKLDVLNIGTCSIPSGKLVAGDSLVTLLDENLIPYIQETPIGEFPVDICVLTNHDRYAAIRIKFNDNKAVYFENGMKGNEDLEGEIKEGDFYGFGVDAGMASITDIEVQKAYHKFEKKFSELNEDGDLYNDYFWDLLEENAKKFPKYQAEYGDWLNWNIPDTKYTMPICASGWGDGYYPVYFGYDENNNICQVVVHFIDIDLEFSEEK, from the coding sequence ATGCAACCTACAAGAGAATGGTTAGAAAAATGGAAAAAGGTAAAAGATAAATTACAAGCTCCTAGAAATCTTGAAGATTATTTTACTTTAAAGAAAATTGCAGGAGAAAAATTAGATGTTTTAAATATAGGAACTTGTTCTATTCCTAGTGGAAAACTTGTTGCTGGTGATAGCTTAGTTACCCTACTAGATGAAAATCTTATTCCTTATATTCAAGAAACTCCTATTGGAGAATTTCCAGTAGATATTTGTGTTTTAACAAACCATGATAGATATGCAGCTATAAGAATAAAATTTAATGATAATAAAGCTGTATATTTTGAAAATGGAATGAAAGGTAATGAAGATTTAGAAGGTGAAATAAAAGAAGGAGATTTTTATGGCTTTGGTGTTGATGCTGGTATGGCTAGTATAACTGATATAGAAGTTCAAAAAGCCTATCATAAATTTGAAAAGAAATTTTCTGAATTAAATGAAGATGGAGATTTATATAATGATTATTTCTGGGATTTATTAGAAGAAAATGCTAAAAAATTTCCTAAGTACCAAGCTGAGTATGGAGATTGGTTAAATTGGAATATTCCAGATACAAAATACACTATGCCTATTTGTGCTTCTGGTTGGGGTGATGGATATTATCCTGTTTATTTTGGTTATGATGAAAATAATAATATCTGTCAAGTGGTTGTGCATTTTATTGATATTGATTTAGAATTTTCAGAAGAAAAATAA
- a CDS encoding Fic family protein, with translation MYKLPIENLDLNRIDIFEQLVKATESLGILRGTLNKLPNPNIILNVITLKEAKESSEIENIITTYDELYKEMILKDKSNPNAKEVLNYRSAINLGNHLVQEKNMITTNMINEIHHLIEPNKGDIRKQGGTVIMNTKTGEILHIPPQNYEEIIEYLKNLEEFINLENKINPLIKMALIHLQFEMIHPYYDGNGRTGRVLNLMYLKLSDKLDTPILYLSKYIIENRNEYYNLLNKAGKSEKNILEFIIYMLKAIEKTSKYTLTLIDNIIDAMENTKKTLKDKLSKIYSKDLLELLFFEFYTKNEYIRTKLNISRQTATSYLKQLEEVGILSSEKIGKEIIYKNISLFKIAEN, from the coding sequence ATGTATAAATTACCAATAGAAAATTTAGATTTGAATAGAATAGATATATTTGAACAGCTTGTGAAAGCAACAGAAAGTTTAGGTATTTTAAGAGGAACTTTAAATAAGTTGCCAAATCCTAATATCATATTAAATGTTATTACATTAAAGGAAGCAAAAGAGTCTTCTGAGATTGAAAATATTATCACAACTTATGATGAACTTTATAAGGAAATGATTTTAAAAGATAAATCTAATCCTAATGCAAAAGAAGTTTTAAATTATAGAAGTGCAATTAATCTTGGAAATCATTTAGTTCAAGAAAAAAATATGATAACAACTAATATGATAAATGAAATACATCATTTAATTGAACCAAATAAGGGAGATATTAGAAAACAAGGTGGAACAGTAATAATGAACACTAAAACTGGTGAAATCTTACATATTCCTCCTCAAAATTATGAAGAAATTATAGAATATTTAAAAAATTTAGAAGAATTTATAAATTTAGAGAATAAAATAAATCCATTAATTAAAATGGCATTAATTCATTTACAATTTGAAATGATACATCCATATTATGATGGTAATGGTAGAACTGGAAGAGTTTTAAATTTGATGTACTTAAAGTTAAGTGATAAATTAGATACACCGATTTTATATTTAAGTAAATATATAATTGAAAATAGAAATGAATATTACAACTTACTAAATAAAGCTGGAAAGTCTGAAAAAAATATCTTAGAATTTATTATTTATATGTTAAAGGCAATAGAAAAAACTTCAAAATATACTTTAACATTAATTGATAATATCATAGATGCAATGGAAAACACAAAAAAGACATTAAAAGACAAACTTTCAAAAATTTATTCAAAAGACCTTTTAGAATTATTATTTTTTGAATTTTATACTAAAAATGAGTATATTAGAACTAAACTTAATATTTCTAGGCAAACAGCTACTTCCTATTTAAAGCAATTAGAAGAAGTTGGAATTCTTTCTTCTGAAAAAATTGGAAAAGAAATAATATATAAAAATATTAGCTTATTTAAAATTGCTGAAAATTAG
- a CDS encoding tRNA threonylcarbamoyladenosine dehydratase, with protein MFLQRTELLIGSGNIEKLKNSNVIVFGLGGVGGATVEALVRAGIGNLSIVDFDTVDKTNLNRQIITTQSVVGKPKVEVAKDRILSINPNINLTIYNEKFLKENIDLFFKDKKYDYIVDAIDLVTPKLDLIEFATNSKIPIISCMGTGNKINPAKFKVADIKKTSVCPLAKVIRKELKKKRINKLKVVYSDETPRKPFNLDGGREKTKNVGSISFVPPVAGMLLASEVIKDICEL; from the coding sequence ATGTTTTTACAGAGAACTGAACTATTAATTGGTTCTGGTAACATAGAAAAATTAAAAAATTCTAATGTTATTGTTTTTGGACTTGGTGGTGTTGGCGGTGCTACTGTTGAAGCACTTGTTAGAGCAGGTATTGGTAATTTATCCATTGTTGATTTTGATACTGTTGATAAAACTAATCTAAATAGACAGATTATTACAACTCAATCTGTTGTAGGTAAACCAAAGGTTGAGGTAGCAAAGGATAGAATTTTATCAATCAATCCTAATATAAATTTAACTATATACAATGAAAAATTTTTAAAAGAAAATATAGATTTATTTTTTAAAGATAAAAAATATGATTATATAGTTGATGCTATTGATTTAGTTACACCTAAATTAGATTTAATAGAATTTGCAACTAATTCAAAAATTCCAATAATTTCTTGTATGGGAACTGGAAATAAGATAAATCCAGCAAAATTTAAGGTAGCAGATATTAAAAAGACTTCTGTTTGTCCCTTAGCAAAAGTTATTAGAAAAGAATTAAAGAAGAAAAGAATTAATAAATTAAAAGTTGTTTATTCTGACGAAACACCAAGAAAACCATTTAATTTAGATGGTGGACGAGAAAAAACTAAAAATGTTGGAAGCATTTCATTTGTCCCACCTGTTGCAGGTATGTTACTAGCAAGTGAAGTAATAAAAGATATATGTGAACTATGA
- a CDS encoding flavodoxin: MKTIGIFYATLTKTTVGIVDEIEFFLKKDDFKTFNVKNGVKEIENFENLIFVTPTYQVGEAHAAWMNNLKKLEEIDFTGKVVGLVGLGNQFAFGESFCGGIKYLYDVVIKKGGKVVGFTSTDGYHYQETSIVKDGKFIGLALDEENQPNLTPKRIGDWIAEIKKEFK, translated from the coding sequence ATGAAAACTATTGGTATTTTTTATGCAACTCTTACAAAAACAACAGTAGGAATTGTTGATGAAATTGAGTTCTTTTTAAAGAAAGATGATTTTAAAACTTTTAATGTAAAAAATGGTGTTAAAGAAATAGAAAATTTTGAAAATCTTATTTTTGTTACACCTACTTATCAAGTTGGAGAGGCTCATGCAGCTTGGATGAACAATTTAAAGAAATTGGAAGAAATTGATTTTACTGGTAAAGTTGTTGGACTTGTTGGACTTGGAAATCAATTTGCTTTTGGAGAATCTTTCTGTGGTGGAATAAAATATTTATATGATGTTGTTATAAAAAAAGGTGGTAAGGTTGTTGGATTTACAAGCACTGACGGATATCACTACCAAGAAACAAGTATTGTGAAAGATGGTAAATTTATTGGACTTGCTCTTGACGAAGAAAACCAACCTAACCTAACACCAAAAAGAATTGGAGATTGGATAGCAGAAATTAAAAAAGAATTCAAATAA
- a CDS encoding MaoC family dehydratase: MEFEKLEIGMSECLGKTITEADILNFAGVSLDVNPLHLNEEYAKKTMFKGRIAHGIIGAGLISAVIGTKLPGEGTIYLSQNLKFIAPVKIGDTITAKVEIVELNQEKKKVGLKTTCTNQNGVLVIDGEAKVLKK; the protein is encoded by the coding sequence ATGGAATTTGAAAAACTTGAAATAGGAATGTCTGAATGTTTAGGAAAAACTATAACAGAAGCTGACATACTTAATTTTGCTGGAGTAAGTTTAGATGTAAATCCTTTACATCTAAATGAAGAATATGCAAAAAAAACTATGTTTAAAGGAAGAATAGCACATGGAATTATTGGAGCTGGTTTAATTTCGGCTGTTATTGGAACAAAGTTACCAGGAGAAGGGACAATATATTTATCTCAAAATTTAAAATTTATAGCTCCTGTTAAAATAGGGGATACAATAACTGCTAAAGTTGAAATTGTAGAATTAAATCAGGAAAAGAAGAAAGTGGGATTAAAGACTACTTGTACAAATCAAAATGGTGTCCTTGTTATTGATGGTGAAGCAAAAGTGTTAAAAAAGTAA
- a CDS encoding GntP family permease, translated as MVIGVIGIILSLILLMYLAYKGFSVLVLAPVLACFAAFLGGIATGEVHILATYTEIFMKSLGGYVMNYFPLFLLGAIFGKVMDDTGAAKAIASVICKKLGEKRAIAAIVIACAVLTYGGVSLFVVAFAVYPIAAELFRELNIPKRFIPGAIALGAFTFTMTALPGTPQIQNAIPMQYFGTDVYAAPIIGLIASTVMFFGGLFWLQYRANKAMKRGEGYGNHKNENIVKFNENELPGFWISMLPIIVVLIMSFILSKYIFPSMNLNYLEKYNTVASKVIGNWSLIISLVTSIIIAYIFNYKKMANPIETLTKGVNGSFLAVMNTASEVGYGNVIAGLGAFLVIKGALLGLSSNPLISEAISVSSLAGITGSASGGLSIALGALGDVYLKEASIMGISPQVLHRIAAIACGGLDTMPHNGAVITLLGVTGLTHKESYVDIGMCTAVIPTLAVIVCIIFGSMGVV; from the coding sequence ATGGTAATAGGAGTAATAGGAATTATTTTATCTTTAATTTTACTTATGTATTTAGCATATAAAGGATTTTCTGTATTAGTGTTAGCTCCAGTATTAGCTTGTTTTGCGGCATTTCTAGGAGGAATAGCAACAGGTGAGGTACATATATTAGCTACATACACTGAAATTTTTATGAAAAGTTTAGGTGGATATGTTATGAATTATTTTCCATTATTTCTTTTGGGAGCAATTTTTGGAAAAGTAATGGATGATACTGGAGCAGCAAAAGCAATTGCAAGCGTAATATGTAAAAAGCTTGGAGAAAAAAGAGCTATAGCTGCAATAGTAATAGCTTGTGCAGTTTTAACTTATGGAGGAGTCTCATTATTTGTTGTTGCATTTGCAGTTTATCCAATAGCAGCTGAATTATTTAGAGAATTAAACATTCCTAAAAGATTTATACCAGGAGCTATTGCTTTAGGAGCATTTACATTTACGATGACTGCACTTCCTGGGACTCCACAAATTCAAAATGCTATTCCAATGCAATACTTTGGAACTGATGTTTATGCAGCACCAATTATAGGGTTGATTGCATCAACAGTAATGTTTTTTGGAGGATTGTTTTGGTTACAATATAGAGCAAATAAAGCAATGAAAAGAGGTGAAGGTTATGGAAATCATAAGAATGAAAATATTGTGAAGTTTAATGAAAATGAGCTTCCTGGTTTTTGGATATCAATGTTACCAATAATTGTAGTTTTAATTATGAGCTTTATATTATCAAAGTATATTTTTCCAAGTATGAATTTAAATTATTTAGAAAAATATAACACTGTTGCATCAAAGGTTATAGGAAATTGGAGTTTAATTATATCACTTGTAACTTCAATAATAATAGCTTATATATTTAATTACAAAAAGATGGCGAATCCAATAGAGACTCTGACAAAAGGAGTTAATGGTTCATTTCTTGCTGTTATGAATACAGCTTCAGAAGTTGGATATGGAAATGTCATTGCAGGATTAGGAGCTTTTTTAGTCATTAAAGGAGCTTTATTAGGGTTATCTTCAAATCCTTTAATATCAGAAGCCATTTCAGTATCATCATTGGCAGGAATAACTGGATCAGCATCAGGAGGATTAAGTATAGCACTTGGAGCTTTGGGAGATGTTTATTTAAAAGAAGCTAGTATAATGGGAATTAGCCCTCAAGTATTACATAGAATAGCAGCTATAGCTTGTGGAGGTTTAGATACTATGCCACATAATGGTGCTGTAATAACTTTGCTTGGTGTAACAGGACTAACTCATAAGGAATCTTATGTTGATATTGGAATGTGTACTGCAGTAATCCCAACTTTAGCAGTAATAGTTTGTATAATTTTCGGAAGTATGGGGGTAGTTTAA
- a CDS encoding acyl CoA:acetate/3-ketoacid CoA transferase → MKIIKANEVPKLIKDGSFIGIDGFVGIGVPEEILLNIEESYLKEGKPNSLNIIFAAGFGDSKTRGLNRIAHERMIKKVIGGHWGLAPNLGNLANQKKIEGYNLPQGVIAQMFRDMAAGKPGTLSKVGIGTFVDPELEGAKINSITKEDIVLKLNILGEEILFFKAPKLDIALLRGTTADEDGNISYENEALFLDGLHIATAAKNAGGKVIVQVEKLVKKESINPKLVKIPGILVDYVVLVEDMKNHMQTYGEYFNYGFTNNNAIFNANKKIFKLDERKIIARRCALNLRNETKVLNYGIGMPESIALVLEEEKQDKKFIPTVEPGAIGGIPMGGLDFGASFNPTCIIGQPAQFDFYDGGGLDMAFLGLAQCDENGNINVSKFGPKIAGCGGFINITQNAKEVVFCGTFTAGGLEIEIEKGKLKILKEGKIKKFVKNVEQITFSGNFAKKNNKKVLYITERAVFELRREGLTLVEIADGIDIEKDIIANMEFKPILANEIKKMNQNIFFEKPMGLKFD, encoded by the coding sequence ATGAAAATAATAAAAGCAAATGAAGTCCCTAAACTTATTAAAGACGGCAGCTTTATCGGAATTGATGGTTTTGTAGGAATAGGAGTTCCAGAGGAGATTTTATTAAATATTGAAGAATCATATTTAAAAGAAGGAAAACCGAATTCACTTAATATCATTTTTGCAGCAGGTTTTGGTGATAGTAAAACAAGGGGTTTAAATAGGATAGCACATGAAAGAATGATAAAAAAAGTTATAGGAGGACATTGGGGATTAGCACCTAATCTTGGAAATCTAGCAAATCAAAAAAAAATAGAAGGCTATAATTTGCCTCAAGGTGTCATAGCACAAATGTTTAGAGATATGGCAGCTGGGAAACCTGGAACCTTATCAAAAGTAGGAATTGGAACATTTGTTGATCCTGAACTAGAAGGTGCAAAAATAAATTCAATCACTAAAGAAGATATTGTATTGAAATTAAATATTTTAGGAGAAGAAATACTTTTCTTTAAAGCTCCTAAATTAGATATAGCTTTATTGAGAGGAACAACAGCAGATGAAGATGGAAATATTTCTTATGAAAATGAAGCATTATTTTTGGATGGACTTCATATTGCAACAGCAGCAAAGAATGCTGGAGGAAAGGTTATTGTACAGGTAGAGAAACTTGTAAAAAAAGAAAGTATAAATCCAAAATTAGTAAAAATACCAGGAATTTTAGTAGATTATGTTGTGCTTGTAGAGGACATGAAAAATCATATGCAAACCTATGGAGAATATTTTAATTATGGATTTACAAATAATAATGCAATTTTTAATGCTAATAAAAAAATTTTTAAATTAGATGAAAGAAAAATAATTGCTAGAAGATGTGCATTAAATTTAAGAAATGAAACAAAAGTTTTAAATTATGGTATTGGAATGCCTGAAAGCATAGCACTTGTTTTAGAAGAAGAAAAGCAAGATAAAAAATTTATTCCTACTGTAGAACCTGGTGCAATAGGGGGTATTCCAATGGGAGGATTAGATTTTGGAGCATCTTTCAATCCAACTTGTATCATAGGTCAACCAGCTCAATTTGATTTTTATGATGGAGGTGGACTGGATATGGCATTTTTAGGGTTAGCTCAATGTGATGAAAATGGAAATATAAATGTATCAAAATTTGGACCTAAAATTGCAGGTTGTGGAGGTTTTATTAATATTACACAAAATGCAAAAGAAGTTGTATTTTGTGGAACATTTACAGCAGGTGGTTTAGAAATAGAAATAGAAAAAGGAAAATTAAAAATATTAAAAGAAGGAAAAATAAAAAAATTTGTAAAAAATGTTGAACAAATAACATTTAGTGGAAATTTTGCAAAAAAGAATAATAAAAAAGTTTTATATATAACTGAAAGAGCAGTTTTTGAACTAAGAAGAGAAGGATTAACATTAGTAGAAATAGCTGATGGTATAGATATTGAAAAGGATATTATAGCAAATATGGAATTTAAGCCAATATTGGCAAATGAAATAAAAAAAATGAATCAAAATATATTTTTTGAAAAACCAATGGGACTAAAATTTGATTAA
- a CDS encoding TIR domain-containing protein, with the protein MEEVKNETKRKYKYDAFISYRHIEPDLTIAKILHDMIEKFNIPKHLRTTLNENNNENLIDDKHVFRVFRDREELSTKDLSTMIEEAIADSENLIVICSKRTFISPWCRKEVQLFKKIHGVNNIIPVLIEGEPDESFLDELKNLKTTFINSENIEEEKNIELLAADIRPDEVKSPSFKGYEILENSKDPKMNELTKKSLDILKKSEIYRIVASMLNVNYGDLKLRHQERYLKRIIYTSVAASIAMLIFVVSVTTLYLKSVASERKANEQSSLMTLNMANEANLQGNRILGVLIAQEAMKNVSPKMEKYNKLEAQYENILNNSLITLPFSNQFILPTESETASFGISSDSKWLISSGSFNNAIIWDLDNGGIKKTLTFEAPVISIALSPNSKKSYVGTANNKIFEVNMENYEIKNVFGNSTLPAVAMRISKNNKYLFALRNALILDVFDIQNQKKLYSFTFPIDNIITGFAENPQTNNFFILRKDNSITEYDINTGEALIVHASTTNPDKNFFRKMTITDNGTLFYSDIQENTESFIMKNLQSGQINRASNIRNFSSNIVVNKDATLLYVSSLNNFITRFDLSNLKPDEEINVPQRATYLDTKRAQYNESIKTMILSPDENTLAVVLNNMAVGAFSGVKNMTSDSSHEFILNEKSTHKASVDIIKFTPDSKKIITSANDYTIRVMDTESTMGKSQLLNGKIVASSRDKNSILILSGDKISKYNFDTNKEEFIANLDPKFLKVFQQFAITNDVSLVALSDSTNGASASVFDVKQDKKLYTTKSHTVKAGILPFISGLQFSNDGNFLFTLGPDNQLFVHNAKTGEFLFSLEDKENGEATSFIMSNDDNFVAINYITKKSTIFSLKEKKVVQKIDGEVMAINSENNNIKAVYGQVDSKLFVTKPNSKVLYYADNKIKTATGTLKYNTINMSYDGKYYISSIPKNNTIITDLVTGEPVRTLYNSNNDFFISLPVISKDNKKVAYSESKDKIIIMNMYSTEELSKMATRILKGRQLTESELNSIGRRE; encoded by the coding sequence ATGGAAGAAGTTAAAAATGAAACAAAAAGAAAATATAAATATGATGCTTTCATAAGTTATAGACATATAGAACCAGATTTAACAATAGCCAAAATTCTTCATGATATGATTGAAAAATTTAATATACCAAAGCATTTAAGAACAACATTAAATGAGAATAATAATGAAAACTTAATTGATGATAAACATGTATTCAGAGTGTTTCGTGATAGGGAAGAACTTTCTACAAAAGATTTAAGTACTATGATAGAAGAAGCGATAGCTGATTCTGAAAATTTAATTGTTATATGCTCAAAAAGAACATTTATTAGTCCTTGGTGTAGAAAAGAAGTGCAGTTGTTTAAAAAGATTCATGGAGTGAATAATATTATTCCTGTACTCATTGAAGGAGAACCTGATGAGTCTTTTCTTGACGAATTAAAAAATCTAAAAACTACTTTTATAAATTCTGAAAATATAGAGGAGGAAAAAAATATTGAGCTCCTTGCAGCAGACATAAGACCTGATGAGGTAAAATCTCCTTCTTTTAAAGGATATGAAATTTTAGAAAATTCAAAAGATCCTAAAATGAATGAACTTACAAAAAAGTCTTTAGATATTCTAAAAAAATCAGAAATTTACAGAATAGTAGCAAGTATGCTTAATGTAAATTATGGAGATTTAAAATTAAGGCATCAAGAAAGATATTTAAAAAGAATTATATATACTTCTGTTGCAGCAAGTATAGCTATGCTTATATTTGTTGTGAGTGTAACAACTTTATATTTAAAATCTGTTGCCTCAGAAAGAAAAGCTAATGAACAATCATCTCTTATGACTTTAAATATGGCAAATGAAGCAAATTTACAAGGAAATAGAATATTAGGAGTATTAATTGCCCAAGAAGCTATGAAAAATGTATCTCCTAAAATGGAGAAATACAATAAATTAGAAGCTCAATATGAAAATATTTTAAATAATTCATTGATTACCTTACCATTTTCTAATCAATTTATTTTGCCAACAGAAAGTGAAACAGCATCTTTTGGTATAAGTTCAGATAGCAAATGGTTAATAAGTTCAGGTTCTTTCAATAATGCTATTATTTGGGATTTAGACAATGGAGGAATAAAAAAGACTTTGACTTTTGAAGCTCCTGTGATTTCAATAGCCCTTTCTCCAAATAGTAAAAAGTCTTATGTTGGGACTGCTAATAATAAAATTTTTGAAGTAAATATGGAAAATTATGAAATTAAGAATGTATTTGGGAATTCTACTCTTCCAGCAGTTGCAATGAGAATCTCAAAAAATAATAAGTATTTATTTGCTTTAAGGAATGCCTTAATACTTGATGTTTTTGATATCCAAAATCAAAAAAAATTATATTCATTCACTTTTCCTATTGATAATATAATAACTGGATTTGCTGAAAATCCTCAAACAAATAATTTTTTTATTTTAAGAAAAGATAACTCTATAACAGAATATGATATAAATACAGGGGAAGCCTTAATTGTCCATGCTTCAACCACAAACCCTGATAAGAATTTTTTTAGAAAAATGACTATTACAGATAATGGGACTCTTTTCTACTCTGATATTCAAGAAAATACAGAAAGCTTTATTATGAAAAATCTTCAATCAGGACAAATTAATAGGGCTTCAAATATTAGAAATTTTTCTTCAAATATAGTAGTAAATAAAGATGCTACTCTATTATATGTAAGTTCCCTTAATAATTTTATCACAAGGTTTGATTTATCAAATTTAAAACCTGATGAAGAAATAAATGTTCCTCAAAGGGCAACATATCTTGATACAAAACGAGCTCAATATAATGAAAGTATTAAAACTATGATTTTAAGCCCTGATGAAAACACTCTTGCTGTTGTTTTAAATAATATGGCAGTTGGTGCATTTAGTGGAGTAAAAAATATGACATCTGATTCTAGTCATGAATTTATTTTGAATGAAAAGAGTACTCATAAAGCTTCTGTTGATATTATAAAATTCACACCAGATAGTAAAAAAATTATTACATCTGCAAATGATTACACAATAAGAGTTATGGATACAGAGTCAACAATGGGAAAAAGTCAATTATTAAATGGAAAAATAGTAGCTTCATCAAGAGATAAAAATTCTATTCTTATTTTATCTGGTGACAAAATTTCAAAATATAATTTTGATACAAATAAGGAAGAATTTATTGCAAATCTTGATCCTAAGTTTCTTAAAGTATTTCAACAATTTGCAATCACAAATGATGTTTCGTTAGTTGCTCTATCTGATAGTACAAATGGTGCTTCTGCTAGTGTTTTTGATGTGAAGCAAGATAAAAAATTATATACAACAAAATCTCATACGGTAAAAGCAGGAATATTACCTTTTATTTCAGGATTACAATTTAGTAATGATGGTAATTTTCTATTTACACTAGGTCCTGATAATCAATTATTTGTTCATAATGCAAAAACAGGAGAATTTCTCTTTTCACTTGAAGATAAAGAAAATGGAGAAGCTACTTCATTTATAATGAGTAATGATGATAATTTTGTTGCTATAAACTATATTACAAAAAAATCAACTATTTTCTCTCTTAAAGAAAAGAAAGTTGTACAAAAAATAGATGGGGAAGTTATGGCTATAAATAGTGAAAATAATAATATTAAAGCAGTATATGGGCAAGTGGATAGCAAATTATTTGTTACAAAACCAAATAGTAAAGTTTTATATTATGCTGATAATAAAATAAAAACTGCTACGGGAACTTTAAAATATAATACGATAAATATGTCATATGATGGGAAATATTATATTTCTAGTATTCCTAAAAATAATACAATTATAACAGACTTGGTTACAGGAGAACCTGTAAGAACTCTTTATAACAGTAATAATGATTTTTTTATTTCACTTCCTGTTATAAGTAAGGACAATAAAAAAGTTGCTTATAGTGAAAGTAAAGATAAAATAATTATAATGAATATGTATTCCACAGAGGAACTTTCTAAAATGGCAACTAGAATCTTGAAAGGACGACAGTTAACCGAATCAGAGTTAAATTCTATTGGAAGGAGAGAATAA